One window of Mesorhizobium sp. PAMC28654 genomic DNA carries:
- a CDS encoding AMP-binding protein, with protein MTFATIVSDHAAIRPDALAAAADGGTLNYSQFAENAGRLGSWLVEQRAERIAILGSRSLGAFIAVMGAAWAGAAYIPLSLKAPAERLAAILDQARPDVLLIDRHGANLVDAALEQNLIIPAHILLRRSSWRTRLV; from the coding sequence TTGACCTTTGCCACGATCGTCTCCGACCACGCCGCGATCCGGCCCGACGCGCTCGCCGCGGCTGCCGATGGCGGTACGCTCAATTATTCTCAGTTCGCGGAAAATGCGGGGCGGCTAGGCAGTTGGCTGGTCGAACAAAGGGCGGAGCGGATCGCCATTCTCGGCTCGCGCAGTCTCGGCGCGTTCATCGCCGTAATGGGCGCAGCGTGGGCTGGCGCGGCTTATATTCCGCTCAGTCTGAAGGCCCCCGCCGAGCGATTGGCGGCGATCCTCGATCAAGCCCGTCCCGACGTGCTGCTGATCGATCGACATGGCGCTAACCTCGTCGACGCCGCTCTAGAGCAGAATCTGATCATTCCGGCTCATATCCTGTTGCGGCGAAGTAGTTGGCGCACTCGGTTGGTGTGA